The nucleotide sequence GTTTTGCAGCTGTTTGTGTTAATCCCACCTATGTTTCTCTAGCCTCAAAGCTACTAAAGGATACAAATGTGAAAGTATGCACTGTGATTGGCTTCCCGCTTGGAGCCACTACAACTGAGGTGAAAGCTTTTGAAACAGAGAACGCGATTAAAAACGGGGCACGGGAAGTCGATATGGTTATTAATATTGGGATGCTGAAGTCGGGTAATTACGGGTTTGTAAAACAGGATATAGAGGCTGTTGCTAAAGCTGCGGGAGATGCAGTAACCAAAGTAATCATTGAGGCTTGCTACTTAACTGACAAAGAAAAGGTGAAGGCGTGTATGCTTGCTAAGAATGCTGGTGCAGGATTCG is from Candidatus Bathyarchaeota archaeon and encodes:
- the deoC gene encoding deoxyribose-phosphate aldolase; translated protein: MINREQLAGMIDHTLLKPTATKEDIVKLCREAKKYRFAAVCVNPTYVSLASKLLKDTNVKVCTVIGFPLGATTTEVKAFETENAIKNGAREVDMVINIGMLKSGNYGFVKQDIEAVAKAAGDAVTKVIIEACYLTDKEKVKACMLAKNAGAGFVKTSTGFGPQGATIADVKLMRKVVGREMGVKAAGGIRTFEDAVAMIEAGASRIGTSHALSIMAGAKLKLFQ